CCGCGAACGCCATGTGATTCCACGATGCAGGCAATCATCACAAGGAGTCATTCCATGTTCGCCGGATTCCAAAAAGACCAGTGCCACGTCAACGGCGTGGACATCAGCTACCGCAAAGGCGGTACCGGTCCCGGTCTGCTCCTGCTGCACGGGCACCCGCAAACCCATGTCATCTGGCACAAAGTCGCCGAGCAACTGGCCGAACACTTCACCGTGGTCGCCGCCGACCTGCGCGGTTATGGCGACAGCAGCAAGCCGCCAGCCAATGACCACCACACCAACTACTCAAAACGCGAAATGGCCCGGGACGCCTTCGAACTGATGAAGGCCCTGGGTTTCGAGCAGTTCTCGGTGCTCGCTCACGACCGTGGGGCCCGCGTGGCGCATCGCCTGGCGCTGGACCACCGGCAGGCCGTGCAGCGCATGGTGTTGCTGGATATCGCGCCGACCCTGTCGATGTACGCGCAAACCGACGAAGCCTTTGCCCGTGCCTACTGGCACTGGTTCTTCCTGATCCGCCCGGCCCCGCTGCCCGAAGCCCTGATCGAGAGCAACCCCGAGCTGTACCTGCGCAGCGTGATGGGCAGCCGCAGCGCTGGGCTCAAGCCGTTCACCGACGAAGCCTTCGCCGAATACCTGCGCTGCCTGAAACTGCCGGGCGCCGCCACGGGCCTCTGCGAGGATTACCGTGCTGCCGCCGGTATCGACCTTGAGCACGACCAGGCGGATATCGACGCCGGTAACCACCTGAACCTGCCGCTGCTGGTGATGTGGGGCGCCGAAGGCACCGTCGGGCGCTGTTTCGAGCCGCTCAAGGAATGGCAGAAAGTCGCCACCGACGTGCGTGGCAAGGCTCTGCCCGCCGGCCATTACATCGCCGAAGAAGCCCCTGACCTGTTGCTGAGCGAAGTCCTGACCTTCCTTCGCTGAGCCCTATCAACCGCTGACCTGAGCGCCCCGCCTCACTGGCTTGAAAAAGCCTGTGACGGGGCAACTTTGCCCAAAAACCGCTTCGAGATAATAACAATGACACTCCGAAAACTGCTGGGAACCCTGTATATCCAGGTGCTCATTGCCATCGCGCTGGGTGTGTTGATCGGCCACGTATGGCCGCAAATCGGTATCGACCTCAAACCGCTGGGCGATGGGTTTATCAAGCTGATCAAGATGATCATCGGCCCGATCATCTTCTGCACCGTGGTCTGCGGCATCACCAGCATGCACGATGTGAAACATCTCCATGCTGTTCGGGGTCGGCCTGGTGATGATCGGTGAAAAAGGCCGGCCACTGGTGGGGGTGATCAACCCGGCCAGCGAGGTGTTCCTCAGCATCGTCGGCATTATCAGCCGGGTGGTGCCCATTGGTGCTTTGGGTGCCATCGCCCTCAAGCGCGGCCGCGACGCCCGGGCTGCGGCGCAGGCCAAGATCGCTGCCGCGTAAATGGCAAAACCCGCGCGTGCCGGAAGGTGCGCCCAACCGGTGCTATTCTGGCGGCTCACGCCGCCACGCCTGTTTGTGATGACTAACAAGAAAGATACCGTGCCCCTACCCGAAGACCTGCGGGTGTTCCTGACCGTGATCCGCAAGGCCGGCTTCGCTGCCGCCGCCGATGAGCTGGGGTTGTCGCCTGCGTATGTGAGCAAGCGCATCCAGATCCTCGAGACCACCCTGGCCACCCGCCTGCTGCACCGCACCAGCCGGCGCATCGCCCTGACCGAAGACGGTGAACGGGTGCAGCGCTGGGCCGTGCGTATCCTGGAAGACTTCCAGCAACTTTGCGATGAACTCTCAGACGCCCACGATAGCCCGCGTGGGCACCTGCACCTGTGCAGCACGTTCGGCTTTGGCCGCAACCATGTGGCACCGGCCCTGTCGCTACTGGCCGAGCAGTACCCGGAGCTGGAAATCCGCCTGGACCTGTTCGACCGCGTGGTGGATATCGTCAGCGAAGGTTTCGACCTGGAAATTCGCGTGGGCGATGACATCCCCGGCCAGCACATCGGCCGGCGCCTGGTGAGCAATCGCCGGGTGCTGTGCGCGGCGCCGGCGTACCTGCAGCGCCGGGGTACGCCGCAGCAACTGAGCGACCTGG
The genomic region above belongs to Pseudomonas poae and contains:
- a CDS encoding LysR substrate-binding domain-containing protein, whose amino-acid sequence is MTNKKDTVPLPEDLRVFLTVIRKAGFAAAADELGLSPAYVSKRIQILETTLATRLLHRTSRRIALTEDGERVQRWAVRILEDFQQLCDELSDAHDSPRGHLHLCSTFGFGRNHVAPALSLLAEQYPELEIRLDLFDRVVDIVSEGFDLEIRVGDDIPGQHIGRRLVSNRRVLCAAPAYLQRRGTPQQLSDLEQHDCLVLKERDNAFGIWNLERDGAQESVRVRGPLSSNNGEIVLQWALDGRGVLLRSMWDVKPLLEQGKLVQVLHGYTQSANVWAVYPTRLAYSGKLRACVEFLQEHFKGLSI
- a CDS encoding cation:dicarboxylase symporter family transporter, with the translated sequence MLFGVGLVMIGEKGRPLVGVINPASEVFLSIVGIISRVVPIGALGAIALKRGRDARAAAQAKIAAA
- a CDS encoding alpha/beta hydrolase, translated to MFAGFQKDQCHVNGVDISYRKGGTGPGLLLLHGHPQTHVIWHKVAEQLAEHFTVVAADLRGYGDSSKPPANDHHTNYSKREMARDAFELMKALGFEQFSVLAHDRGARVAHRLALDHRQAVQRMVLLDIAPTLSMYAQTDEAFARAYWHWFFLIRPAPLPEALIESNPELYLRSVMGSRSAGLKPFTDEAFAEYLRCLKLPGAATGLCEDYRAAAGIDLEHDQADIDAGNHLNLPLLVMWGAEGTVGRCFEPLKEWQKVATDVRGKALPAGHYIAEEAPDLLLSEVLTFLR